The proteins below come from a single Desulfovibrio litoralis DSM 11393 genomic window:
- a CDS encoding lysophospholipid acyltransferase family protein, whose protein sequence is MKILYSLHCIVLTAVLHIGLLLLIALALVWGPFAYCYFRFACSFSVSKSIQHIIWWHGKTWAWLVQLFIPVTVINKNTDMPDCCIVALNHQSFYDPYCIAFTPIRSLVFIVGNWPFSIPIYNVFMIKAGYLNSSKLSSENLLSRAKNLLDEGTSVVCFPEGTRSKDGKLGRFHGGIFHLSVATMKPIVPICIDGTGRLLRKGAFLLRPTNITITILPSVDATAFLQYNEKAYYMLRKHVKLLIENELQANQTERNKK, encoded by the coding sequence ATGAAAATATTATATAGTCTGCATTGTATAGTATTAACAGCGGTCTTGCATATCGGCTTATTGTTGCTTATTGCCCTTGCTCTAGTTTGGGGGCCTTTTGCTTATTGTTATTTTCGCTTTGCTTGTTCTTTTTCTGTCTCTAAATCTATACAACATATTATTTGGTGGCATGGAAAAACTTGGGCTTGGTTAGTACAACTATTTATTCCTGTTACCGTGATTAATAAAAATACGGATATGCCTGATTGTTGTATTGTCGCTCTAAATCACCAATCATTTTATGACCCATATTGCATAGCTTTTACCCCTATTCGCTCTCTAGTTTTTATTGTTGGAAATTGGCCGTTTAGTATTCCGATATACAATGTTTTTATGATTAAAGCAGGATATTTAAACAGCAGCAAGCTTTCTTCGGAAAATTTATTAAGTAGAGCAAAAAATTTGTTGGACGAAGGTACCAGCGTGGTTTGTTTCCCGGAAGGTACACGTAGCAAAGACGGAAAACTTGGGCGTTTTCACGGTGGCATTTTTCATTTGTCCGTTGCAACAATGAAGCCTATTGTTCCGATTTGTATAGATGGAACAGGGCGTTTGTTAAGAAAGGGGGCTTTTCTTTTACGTCCGACAAATATAACAATTACTATTTTGCCATCTGTTGACGCCACTGCTTTTTTACAGTATAATGAAAAAGCATACTATATGTTGCGTAAACATGTTAAGCTGTTAATAGAAAATGAATTACAAGCCAACCAAACAGAGAGGAATAAAAAATGA
- a CDS encoding acyl carrier protein, with the protein MTDNDIITRANTALAEEFELEVSSFVPEALFKEDLNLDSLDAVDMVIALEKEFGVKIGKDPQLSSIRTVNDLHQYLLKKKAELS; encoded by the coding sequence ATGACTGATAATGATATTATAACACGGGCAAATACTGCATTGGCGGAAGAGTTTGAACTTGAGGTATCAAGTTTTGTTCCTGAAGCTCTTTTCAAAGAAGACTTGAATCTAGATAGCCTTGATGCCGTAGATATGGTTATTGCTTTGGAAAAAGAGTTTGGAGTCAAAATAGGAAAAGATCCACAACTTTCTTCTATCAGAACAGTCAATGATTTACATCAATACTTGCTTAAGAAAAAAGCTGAGTTGAGTTAA
- a CDS encoding outer membrane lipoprotein carrier protein LolA, producing the protein MRSFLILLCLLFFSPFSCYAGSPLEQAELTKLLKAHSPQVQSFSCDFTQTTSVPLLENAIVSKGHLFFLAPNSIKWEYTFPFKEGFVLHNGIINRWTEDKPTPQSSVASKDVLGSFLGEQFIMWVQFDVSRILADYSVILISEKPLTLELVPTNPQIGEVVKSLTISFVLNGLASNVLLKEKNGGETRLEFFNHELNNSLVNKVFQ; encoded by the coding sequence ATGCGTTCTTTTTTAATTTTATTATGTCTGTTGTTTTTTTCACCATTTTCTTGTTATGCTGGTTCTCCGCTTGAACAAGCTGAGTTGACAAAGCTTTTAAAAGCACATTCGCCACAAGTACAATCATTTTCTTGTGATTTTACTCAAACTACTTCTGTTCCCTTGCTTGAAAATGCAATTGTTTCAAAAGGGCATTTGTTTTTCTTGGCTCCAAATTCCATAAAATGGGAGTATACCTTTCCTTTTAAAGAAGGTTTTGTTTTACACAATGGTATTATAAACAGATGGACTGAAGACAAACCAACGCCACAAAGTTCTGTTGCTTCTAAAGATGTTTTAGGGAGTTTTCTCGGAGAACAGTTTATTATGTGGGTGCAATTTGATGTATCTCGAATTTTGGCAGATTATTCCGTAATTCTGATAAGCGAAAAACCCTTAACACTTGAACTTGTTCCGACAAATCCACAAATAGGAGAAGTTGTTAAATCGCTAACAATTTCTTTTGTCTTAAACGGTCTTGCCTCTAATGTTTTACTAAAAGAAAAAAACGGAGGAGAAACACGTTTGGAATTTTTTAACCACGAGCTAAACAATTCTCTTGTGAACAAGGTTTTTCAGTAG